Proteins encoded by one window of Planktothrix tepida PCC 9214:
- a CDS encoding DUF2283 domain-containing protein, giving the protein MKISYDSEIDALYIRLVEGQHQCRSLQLTEEIALNIGENELLVGIEVLDGTEVLGAGNLPNVVLENISFTVA; this is encoded by the coding sequence ATGAAGATTAGTTATGATTCAGAAATTGATGCTCTTTACATTAGACTTGTAGAAGGTCAGCATCAGTGTCGCAGTTTGCAGTTAACTGAGGAAATTGCTTTAAATATTGGTGAAAATGAGTTATTAGTAGGGATAGAAGTTTTAGATGGTACGGAAGTTTTAGGTGCTGGAAATCTCCCTAATGTAGTGCTGGAAAATATATCTTTTACTGTGGCTTAA
- a CDS encoding transaldolase, which produces MGQTLLEQLREMTVVVADTGDIQAIEMYTPRDATTNPSLITAAAQMPQYEEIVDNTLKKARQELGKSASPSEVATLAFERLAVAFGLKILEIIPGRVSTEVDARLSYDTEATIAKGRYLIEQYEANGISRDRILIKIASTWEGIKAAEVLEKEGIHCNLTLLFGIHQAIACAEAGATLISPFVGRILDWYKKESGRDSYPPEEDPGVLSVTRIYNYYKKFGYQTEVMGASFRNIGEITELAGCDLLTISPALLEELQSTIGELPRKLNPETATTFEMEKISIDQDTFNRMHAEDRMASEKLEEGIKGFSKALEALEKFLAERLARLEGEDVISHAAEDIFRAYDLDGDGYITREEWSGTDAVFDALDQDNDGQITVEEMAAGLGVSFHLATV; this is translated from the coding sequence ATGGGACAGACTCTACTCGAACAACTACGCGAAATGACCGTTGTAGTGGCGGATACGGGAGATATCCAAGCCATTGAAATGTATACCCCCAGAGATGCAACCACCAACCCTTCCTTAATTACCGCCGCTGCCCAAATGCCTCAATATGAGGAAATTGTGGATAATACCCTCAAAAAAGCGCGTCAGGAGTTAGGGAAAAGTGCTTCCCCTTCAGAAGTTGCCACTTTAGCCTTTGAACGATTAGCCGTTGCCTTTGGCTTAAAAATATTAGAAATTATTCCAGGGCGGGTGTCAACGGAAGTGGATGCTCGGTTATCCTATGATACGGAAGCCACCATTGCTAAAGGTCGTTATTTAATTGAACAATATGAAGCCAATGGCATTTCTCGCGATCGCATTTTAATTAAAATTGCCTCCACTTGGGAAGGAATTAAAGCCGCAGAAGTTTTGGAAAAAGAAGGGATTCATTGTAATTTAACCCTATTGTTTGGGATTCATCAAGCCATCGCCTGTGCCGAAGCGGGTGCAACTTTAATTTCTCCCTTTGTAGGGCGGATTTTAGATTGGTATAAAAAAGAAAGTGGACGAGATTCCTATCCCCCAGAGGAAGACCCCGGTGTGTTATCTGTCACCCGAATTTATAATTATTATAAAAAATTCGGCTATCAAACAGAAGTCATGGGGGCAAGTTTCCGCAATATTGGGGAAATTACCGAGTTAGCAGGTTGTGATTTACTAACGATTTCTCCAGCTTTATTAGAGGAATTACAATCAACTATTGGTGAGTTACCTCGCAAACTCAATCCCGAAACTGCTACAACTTTTGAGATGGAAAAAATCTCCATTGATCAAGACACCTTTAACCGAATGCACGCCGAAGATCGGATGGCTTCGGAAAAATTAGAAGAAGGAATTAAAGGGTTTTCTAAAGCCTTAGAAGCCTTGGAAAAATTCTTAGCTGAACGTTTAGCTCGTTTAGAAGGGGAAGACGTGATTAGTCATGCGGCGGAAGATATTTTTCGCGCTTATGATTTAGATGGAGATGGCTATATTACCCGTGAAGAATGGTCAGGAACCGATGCTGTTTTTGATGCGTTAGATCAAGATAATGATGGTCAAATTACCGTTGAAGAAATGGCGGCTGGGTTGGGGGTATCTTTCCATTTAGCCACAGTTTAA
- a CDS encoding DUF1269 domain-containing protein produces the protein MSDLIAIAYDDEYKAEEVRLTLIKLQKEHLIELEDAAVVVKNAEGKVKLKQAVDLTTAGAVSGGFWGLLIGTLFLSPVLGAAVGAAAGAASGALSDIGVDDNFMKSLGETMQPGTSALFVLVRKVTPDKVLEEVAPYGGKVLRTSLSKDEEAQLQEVLTNRGVTV, from the coding sequence ATGAGTGACTTAATTGCGATCGCTTACGATGACGAATACAAAGCCGAAGAAGTGCGTCTAACCTTGATTAAATTACAAAAAGAACATTTAATCGAATTAGAAGACGCAGCAGTTGTTGTCAAGAATGCTGAAGGGAAAGTTAAACTCAAACAGGCTGTTGACTTAACAACGGCTGGTGCGGTCAGTGGTGGGTTTTGGGGTTTATTAATTGGAACTTTATTTCTGAGTCCAGTTTTAGGGGCTGCTGTTGGTGCTGCTGCTGGGGCTGCTAGTGGCGCATTAAGTGATATTGGTGTTGATGATAACTTTATGAAGTCTTTGGGGGAAACAATGCAGCCCGGAACCTCTGCGCTGTTTGTTTTAGTGCGGAAAGTTACCCCCGATAAAGTGTTAGAAGAAGTCGCACCCTATGGAGGGAAAGTATTAAGAACCTCCCTGAGTAAAGATGAAGAAGCCCAATTACAGGAAGTTCTCACGAACCGAGGCGTAACGGTTTAA
- a CDS encoding Ig-like domain-containing protein, giving the protein MVGATVTLGSLPLLSSNPNATSKIFLDFNGHTTSGTDWNTYRNGGANIVTPAYSIDADTATFSTTEIANIEQIWKRVAEDYAPFNVDVTTIDPGNLNSAYNIRAVIGGSWDQWFEESGGAGGVAYLTSWRYNNDTPVFVFEENLGNGDPKYTAEAISHEVGHSLGLYHQSTYDANGNKTAEYSSGSGTGETGWAPIMGKGYYQNLTTWHNGTSSLGSTTYQDDMSVISATNNGFGGYRSDDYGNTIASATPLSGTTTLTRSGIITRTSDVDVFSFQTGAGSVNFTINPAQYGPNLDILAQLLDSSGTVIASSNSSSNLFANLNASVSAGTYFVSVKSNGQYGRVGQYSISGTVPSGDTTPPIANSFTPADNATGVAVGANLVVNFNEAIKKGSGNLVIKKLSDNSVVETIAVTAANITVSGSQLTINPTANLLQGTDYYIGIANGAIKDIAGNNYAGITGNSTWNFKTVLPTDTTPPTANSFTPADNATGVAVAANLVVNFSEAIQKGSGNLVIKKLSDNSVVETIAVTATNITVSGSQLTINPTANLAQNTDYYIGIANGAIKDTAGNNYAGITGNSTWNFKTQTLSSFTPDTSVSPPGVSASSVAWSDYNGDGKQDFLLTGYDNSWNPISKLYKNTGSGFIEDTSISLPGVLYGSVAWSDYNGDGKSDFLLTGSDSSYNYISKLYKNTGSGFIEDTSISLPGVWQGSVAWADYNGDGKPDFLLTGYDNSYNYISKLYKNTGSGFSEDTSVSLPGVYGSSVAWADYNGDGKPDFLLTGSDSSYNYISKLYKNTTTTSDTTPPKASSFTPGDNSTIVAVDANLVVNFSEAIKKGTGNIVIKKLSDNSVVETIAVTATNVILNGNQLTTNPTANLVTGTSYYVEIANGAIKDIAGNNYVGITGNSTWNFKTQGFPPINGTVNNDILTGTANPETINGLGGNDQLLGNGGNDSLNGGDGIDTLNGGAGNDLLTGGLGADKFIYNTNAVFATSAVGVDTIADFNISQTDQIVLDKTTFTSISSIAGTGFSVTTEFAKVTTDALAATSAADIVYNTATGGLFYNQNSTAAGFGTGAKFLTLTTKPVLTATQFVIQA; this is encoded by the coding sequence GTGGTAGGTGCAACAGTTACACTCGGATCGCTTCCACTTCTGAGTAGTAATCCCAATGCGACATCAAAAATCTTCCTCGATTTTAATGGTCACACAACTTCGGGAACAGATTGGAATACTTATCGCAATGGCGGCGCAAATATTGTCACACCTGCATACAGCATTGACGCGGATACCGCAACCTTTTCTACAACAGAAATTGCCAATATAGAACAAATCTGGAAGCGAGTTGCTGAAGACTATGCACCGTTTAATGTTGATGTAACGACTATTGATCCGGGGAACTTAAACTCAGCCTATAACATTCGGGCGGTGATTGGGGGAAGTTGGGATCAATGGTTTGAGGAATCGGGAGGAGCAGGAGGAGTTGCTTACCTGACTTCATGGCGATACAACAACGATACACCTGTTTTTGTATTTGAAGAAAACCTGGGGAATGGTGATCCTAAATATACAGCAGAAGCCATTTCTCACGAAGTCGGTCATAGTTTAGGGTTGTATCATCAGAGTACCTATGATGCCAATGGTAATAAGACGGCAGAGTACAGTTCGGGTTCTGGAACTGGAGAAACGGGTTGGGCTCCCATCATGGGTAAAGGCTACTACCAAAATCTAACAACTTGGCACAATGGAACCAGTAGTTTAGGCTCGACGACTTACCAAGATGATATGAGTGTCATCTCGGCAACAAATAATGGTTTTGGCGGTTATCGAAGTGACGATTATGGAAACACAATCGCTTCAGCCACTCCCTTGTCAGGAACAACAACATTAACACGTTCTGGTATTATTACGCGCACCTCAGACGTTGATGTATTTTCATTTCAAACGGGTGCAGGGTCAGTTAATTTTACGATTAATCCCGCCCAATACGGGCCAAATCTTGATATTCTAGCCCAACTGCTCGATAGTAGTGGGACTGTCATTGCTTCGAGTAATTCTAGCAGCAACCTGTTCGCTAACCTGAATGCCTCAGTCAGTGCAGGGACTTATTTTGTCTCTGTTAAAAGTAATGGTCAGTACGGACGAGTCGGTCAATATAGTATTAGTGGCACAGTCCCGTCTGGCGATACAACTCCACCCATAGCTAACAGTTTCACTCCGGCTGATAATGCCACAGGAGTTGCGGTTGGCGCTAACTTAGTTGTTAATTTCAACGAAGCGATTAAAAAAGGGAGTGGCAATCTTGTTATTAAGAAACTGTCTGATAACTCAGTAGTCGAAACCATTGCCGTAACTGCTGCTAATATCACCGTGAGTGGCTCTCAACTCACCATTAACCCAACAGCAAATTTATTACAGGGTACAGATTACTACATTGGAATTGCCAATGGTGCAATTAAAGATATTGCAGGTAACAATTATGCGGGTATTACCGGAAATAGTACCTGGAATTTCAAAACCGTCCTCCCTACGGATACAACTCCACCCACAGCTAACAGTTTCACTCCGGCTGATAATGCCACAGGAGTTGCGGTTGCTGCTAACTTAGTTGTCAATTTCAGCGAAGCGATTCAAAAAGGGAGTGGCAATCTTGTTATTAAGAAACTGTCTGATAACTCAGTAGTCGAAACCATTGCGGTAACTGCTACTAATATCACCGTAAGTGGTTCTCAACTCACCATTAACCCAACAGCAAATTTAGCTCAAAACACAGATTACTATATTGGCATCGCTAATGGTGCAATCAAAGATACTGCTGGAAATAATTATGCGGGTATTACCGGAAATAGCACCTGGAATTTCAAAACTCAGACGCTAAGTTCCTTTACCCCAGATACCAGTGTTTCTCCGCCTGGTGTTTCCGCTAGTTCCGTCGCCTGGTCTGACTACAATGGAGATGGTAAACAGGACTTCCTGTTGACGGGTTACGATAATTCATGGAACCCCATCTCGAAATTGTACAAAAACACAGGCAGTGGTTTTATTGAAGATACCAGTATTTCCCTTCCTGGTGTTTTGTACGGTTCCGTCGCCTGGTCTGACTACAACGGAGATGGCAAATCCGACTTCCTGCTGACGGGTTCCGATAGTTCATACAACTACATCTCAAAACTGTACAAAAACACAGGCAGTGGTTTTATTGAAGATACCAGTATTTCCCTTCCTGGTGTTTGGCAAGGTTCGGTCGCCTGGGCTGACTACAACGGAGACGGCAAACCCGACTTCCTGTTGACGGGTTACGATAATTCATACAACTACATCTCAAAACTGTACAAAAATACAGGCAGTGGTTTCAGCGAAGATACCAGTGTTTCCCTTCCTGGTGTTTACGGGAGTTCCGTAGCCTGGGCTGACTACAATGGAGATGGCAAACCCGACTTCCTGCTGACGGGTTCCGATAGTTCATACAACTACATCTCAAAACTGTACAAAAATACGACCACCACTTCAGACACAACCCCACCCAAAGCCAGCAGTTTCACCCCTGGTGATAATTCCACCATCGTTGCGGTTGATGCTAACCTAGTCGTTAACTTCAGCGAAGCGATTAAAAAAGGCACAGGTAATATTGTTATCAAGAAACTTTCTGATAACTCAGTGGTAGAAACCATCGCCGTAACTGCCACTAATGTCATACTCAATGGCAATCAACTCACCACTAACCCAACAGCAAATTTAGTAACGGGTACAAGTTACTACGTTGAAATCGCTAATGGTGCAATTAAAGATATTGCAGGTAACAATTATGTGGGTATTACCGGAAATAGTACCTGGAACTTCAAAACTCAGGGATTTCCTCCCATTAATGGTACGGTTAATAATGATATTCTCACCGGAACAGCCAACCCAGAAACCATTAATGGTTTAGGGGGAAATGATCAACTTTTGGGTAATGGTGGTAATGATAGTTTAAATGGCGGTGATGGAATTGATACCCTCAATGGAGGAGCAGGTAACGATCTACTTACAGGTGGACTCGGTGCAGATAAATTTATCTACAATACCAATGCCGTATTTGCAACTTCTGCTGTGGGTGTAGATACGATTGCAGATTTTAATATCTCACAAACGGATCAAATTGTCTTAGATAAAACCACCTTTACCAGTATTAGCAGTATTGCAGGAACGGGATTTTCTGTCACCACTGAATTTGCCAAAGTGACCACCGATGCGTTAGCTGCGACCAGTGCGGCAGATATTGTGTATAACACTGCAACCGGAGGATTATTCTACAATCAGAATAGCACAGCCGCAGGTTTTGGCACAGGTGCTAAATTCTTAACCTTAACCACTAAACCTGTACTGACAGCAACTCAATTTGTAATTCAAGCCTAA
- the cysE gene encoding serine O-acetyltransferase, with protein MFLEDLKTISKRDPAARNWLEILFCYPGLHAIWWHRIAHRLYRWGIPFLPRFLSHLSRWFTGIEIHPGAKIGKGVFIDHGMGVVIGETAIVGDYALIYQGATLGGTGKEKGKRHPTLGHHVMVGAGAKLLGNIYIGDQVRIGAGSVVLRDVPSHCTVVGVPGRITRNSKETDDLQLSDHLPDPEATVIRNLFERIKLLEQELASLKALTSVTEVPDSSQQDALANIQANEIIEEFLNGAGI; from the coding sequence ATGTTTTTGGAAGATTTAAAAACCATTTCCAAACGTGATCCGGCTGCCCGCAATTGGTTAGAGATCCTATTTTGTTACCCTGGATTACACGCGATTTGGTGGCATCGAATTGCCCATCGTTTATATCGTTGGGGGATTCCATTTTTACCCCGTTTTCTCTCTCATCTGAGCCGTTGGTTCACAGGAATTGAAATTCATCCCGGTGCTAAGATTGGTAAAGGGGTTTTTATTGATCATGGCATGGGAGTTGTGATTGGAGAAACTGCAATTGTTGGGGATTATGCTTTAATTTATCAAGGGGCAACTTTAGGCGGAACGGGGAAGGAAAAAGGCAAACGACATCCTACTTTAGGTCATCATGTAATGGTGGGAGCAGGTGCTAAATTATTAGGTAATATTTATATTGGGGATCAGGTTCGCATTGGTGCGGGTTCGGTGGTCTTAAGAGATGTTCCCAGTCATTGTACAGTTGTTGGTGTTCCGGGGCGGATTACGCGCAATTCTAAAGAAACGGATGATTTACAATTATCCGATCATTTACCTGATCCTGAAGCTACAGTGATTCGGAATTTGTTTGAACGAATTAAACTTTTAGAACAGGAATTAGCTAGTTTAAAGGCTTTAACCTCGGTTACTGAAGTTCCAGATAGCTCGCAACAAGATGCGCTCGCTAATATTCAGGCTAACGAAATTATTGAAGAATTTCTGAATGGAGCAGGGATTTAA
- a CDS encoding cysteine desulfurase, producing MTMNMPESNGKNLDYLPEPSEGNQIFDPLSVATLANQFYTALPVENNIAPLTPPQSAAPTHPPLPQPDSRGSDVGGVVFLGSAAPSQVLTEEALTRMAQQFVATLLPTQLETSFKQALTQPEPISPSLGSQPTALPAPDVTSEAFNPVPKEYLTEIPSLLPIAQPDPGIPTSGNPTAIAPISDLDWKQVFTEIQDNPLPAQEPSQPSFYFLSSPKVENLGLESGEPFDVQAIRKDFPILHQNVNGKPLIWMDNAATTQKPQSVIDSLSRFYQRDNSNIHRGAHTLAARATDAYESAREKVQRFLGASSASEIIFVRGTTEAINLVAQTYGRKHIGEGDEILLSTLEHHANIVPWQMLAQQTGAIIKVIPVSDRGEILLEEYAQLLSPRTRLVGITQVSNALGTVLPVREMTEVAHRHGVPVLVDGAQAVSHFPVNVQDINCDFYTLSGHKLFAPTGIGALYVKREILEDLPPWQGGGSMIRSVSFEKTVYSDPPAKFEAGTPNIADAVGLGAAIDYITRLGMHNIEQYEHKLTCYATKRLAEIPGLRQIGTSPHKVSVLSFILDDIPVEQVGQRLAQEGIAVRAGHHCAQPTMQRYGLTGTVRPSLAFYNTCAEIDTLIEVLQTLRFR from the coding sequence ATGACTATGAATATGCCAGAGTCTAACGGCAAAAACCTCGATTATTTGCCCGAACCCTCTGAGGGGAATCAGATATTTGACCCCCTAAGTGTGGCAACCCTGGCAAATCAGTTTTATACTGCCTTACCCGTTGAAAACAATATTGCCCCCCTGACTCCCCCTCAGTCCGCAGCGCCTACCCACCCGCCCCTACCCCAACCGGACAGCAGAGGATCAGATGTTGGTGGAGTCGTATTCCTGGGAAGTGCAGCACCCAGCCAAGTGTTAACGGAAGAAGCCTTAACCCGGATGGCGCAACAGTTTGTGGCGACGCTGTTACCGACTCAACTCGAAACCAGTTTCAAACAAGCCTTGACCCAGCCAGAACCCATCAGTCCATCCTTGGGCTCACAACCGACCGCCTTACCAGCCCCGGATGTTACTTCCGAAGCCTTCAATCCGGTTCCTAAAGAGTATTTAACTGAGATTCCTTCTTTGTTGCCCATCGCTCAACCTGATCCTGGAATTCCAACTTCTGGGAATCCAACGGCAATTGCACCGATTAGCGACTTGGATTGGAAACAGGTATTTACAGAGATTCAGGATAATCCGCTTCCAGCCCAGGAACCCTCTCAACCGTCTTTTTATTTTCTCTCTTCCCCAAAGGTAGAAAACCTGGGGTTAGAATCAGGGGAACCCTTTGATGTTCAGGCAATTCGCAAAGACTTCCCAATCTTGCACCAAAACGTCAACGGTAAACCCCTGATCTGGATGGATAACGCTGCAACCACTCAAAAGCCACAAAGCGTTATTGATAGTTTATCGCGGTTCTATCAGCGAGACAACTCCAATATTCACCGAGGAGCTCACACCCTAGCCGCAAGGGCAACGGATGCCTACGAATCCGCTAGAGAGAAGGTACAACGGTTTTTAGGAGCGAGTTCAGCCTCCGAGATTATCTTTGTGCGGGGGACAACGGAAGCGATCAATTTAGTGGCTCAAACCTACGGTCGCAAACACATTGGTGAAGGAGATGAAATTCTGCTTTCCACCCTGGAACATCACGCCAATATCGTTCCTTGGCAGATGTTAGCCCAACAAACGGGGGCTATCATTAAAGTGATTCCGGTGAGCGATCGCGGTGAGATTCTCCTTGAAGAATATGCTCAACTCCTCAGCCCTCGAACTCGTTTAGTGGGAATTACTCAAGTCTCTAACGCCTTGGGAACGGTTCTCCCCGTGCGGGAAATGACTGAAGTGGCACACCGTCATGGTGTTCCGGTGCTGGTGGATGGTGCCCAAGCGGTTTCTCATTTTCCTGTCAATGTTCAAGACATCAATTGTGATTTTTATACCCTGTCTGGTCATAAACTGTTTGCACCTACAGGTATTGGAGCATTGTATGTCAAACGGGAAATTTTAGAAGATCTTCCTCCTTGGCAAGGTGGAGGGAGTATGATTCGCAGTGTTAGTTTTGAAAAGACGGTTTACAGCGACCCCCCAGCTAAATTTGAAGCCGGAACTCCCAATATTGCGGATGCGGTAGGACTAGGAGCAGCCATTGACTATATTACTCGCCTGGGAATGCACAATATTGAGCAGTATGAACACAAGCTCACCTGTTATGCCACAAAACGCCTAGCGGAAATACCAGGTTTGCGTCAAATTGGCACTTCCCCCCATAAAGTCAGTGTGTTATCGTTTATTCTCGATGACATTCCGGTAGAACAAGTGGGTCAACGCCTTGCTCAAGAAGGTATTGCCGTTCGTGCAGGTCATCATTGTGCTCAACCGACAATGCAGCGTTATGGTTTAACGGGTACAGTTCGACCCTCTCTAGCGTTTTATAACACTTGTGCAGAAATTGACACTTTAATAGAGGTTTTACAAACTCTTAGATTTCGTTAA
- a CDS encoding family 2B encapsulin nanocompartment shell protein, whose amino-acid sequence MVTINRNETRQRQSIDTKAARNLAITTNTVPQMAGITPRWLLHFLPWVQVQSGTYRVNRTKVVLKPSPKVRVNNNNGHSSISPEELRTIPMLSVLDPSDAAAIANRFQSESFNIGETIIQQGQPGEKFYIVVEGKLEVSTSGDEGENLRVAVLGSGDYFGAVGLAPEVISHSTIRTLTPCRLLALSKPCFDEVLSQSPDIRLSLQKAIEEQSRLKSVVNVYGEEKIPVISDYQGEIELPASYIDYEIEPREYDLSLAQNILRVHTHVTDIYNEPIDQLREQIRLTVENLKERQEWEIINNPNFGLLNSISPLMRVQPRYDVPTPDDLDELLTRVWKKPAFFLAHPRAIAAFGRECTRRGVPPVSINIFGAPFITWRGVPLVPCDKLEIKGYNGNLQGPGKTNILLVRVGEKEQGVVGLHKVGIPGEQLPSLSVRFMGIDSQSLASYLLTLYFSCAVLTDDAVAVLENVEVGYYHDYEYARV is encoded by the coding sequence ATGGTAACAATCAACAGAAATGAAACTCGTCAACGGCAAAGCATCGATACAAAAGCCGCTCGCAATCTAGCCATCACCACCAACACCGTGCCTCAAATGGCCGGAATTACCCCTCGGTGGCTATTACATTTTCTGCCTTGGGTACAGGTACAATCGGGTACTTATCGTGTAAACCGTACAAAAGTTGTTCTCAAACCCAGTCCTAAAGTTCGGGTTAATAATAATAACGGACATTCCAGTATTTCCCCTGAAGAATTACGCACCATTCCGATGTTATCCGTCCTTGACCCATCGGATGCAGCAGCGATCGCCAATCGTTTCCAAAGTGAATCCTTCAATATTGGCGAAACCATTATCCAACAAGGTCAACCGGGGGAAAAATTCTACATCGTTGTTGAAGGAAAATTAGAAGTTTCCACCTCCGGCGATGAAGGAGAAAATCTGCGAGTGGCGGTGCTCGGAAGCGGAGACTACTTTGGGGCGGTGGGTTTAGCTCCAGAAGTAATCAGTCATTCCACAATTCGTACCCTCACCCCTTGCCGCTTACTGGCGCTTTCCAAACCCTGCTTTGACGAAGTTCTGAGTCAGTCTCCAGATATTCGATTAAGTTTACAAAAGGCGATTGAAGAACAAAGTCGGTTAAAATCCGTTGTTAATGTTTATGGCGAAGAAAAAATCCCGGTGATCTCTGATTATCAAGGAGAAATTGAACTTCCCGCCTCCTATATTGACTATGAAATTGAACCGCGAGAATATGATCTCAGCCTAGCCCAGAATATCCTGCGGGTTCATACCCATGTCACCGACATTTATAATGAACCCATTGATCAACTCCGCGAACAAATTCGCCTCACCGTCGAAAACTTAAAAGAACGTCAAGAATGGGAAATCATTAATAACCCTAACTTTGGCTTACTCAACTCGATTTCACCCTTAATGCGGGTTCAACCTCGCTATGATGTCCCGACTCCCGATGACCTGGATGAACTGTTAACCCGGGTTTGGAAAAAACCCGCCTTCTTCTTAGCTCATCCCCGTGCGATCGCAGCCTTTGGGCGGGAATGCACTCGTCGGGGTGTGCCACCTGTGAGCATTAATATATTTGGAGCACCCTTCATCACTTGGCGCGGTGTGCCATTAGTTCCCTGCGATAAATTGGAAATCAAAGGCTACAATGGCAACCTCCAAGGCCCCGGTAAAACTAATATTCTGTTAGTGCGAGTGGGTGAAAAAGAACAAGGGGTCGTCGGTTTGCATAAAGTCGGGATTCCGGGTGAACAACTCCCCAGTTTATCCGTGCGGTTTATGGGTATTGATTCCCAATCCTTAGCGTCTTACCTGCTCACCTTATATTTCTCCTGCGCGGTCTTAACCGATGATGCGGTAGCTGTTCTGGAAAACGTCGAAGTGGGATACTACCATGACTATGAATATGCCAGAGTCTAA
- a CDS encoding ABC transporter ATP-binding protein, whose amino-acid sequence MIINSEEKLKSEQKNTFLIRVENLQKYFPVMQGILLQRQVAAIKAVDGVTFDIQRGETLSLVGESGCGKSTTGRLILQLTRPSDGKIYFENTDLTCLTEKELHPFRRRMQMIFQDPYSSLNPRMTVGKIISEPLIIHQLANPKTAQNRVKELLELVGLNFDVMNRYPHEFSGGQQQRIGIARALAMNPDFIVCDEPIAALDVSIQAQVINLMQNLQKTLGLTYLFIAHDLSVVRHISDRIAVMYLGKIVEISDRISLYENPLHPYTQALLSAVPIPDPELEAKRQRILLTGEVPSPMNPPTGCRFCSRCPYVIEQCHIEEPLLKNIGSNHYVACHLVNSN is encoded by the coding sequence ATGATAATCAATTCTGAAGAGAAGCTCAAATCTGAGCAAAAAAATACTTTCTTAATTCGGGTTGAAAACTTACAAAAATACTTTCCCGTGATGCAAGGAATTTTGCTACAACGTCAAGTTGCCGCCATTAAAGCTGTTGATGGGGTTACGTTTGATATTCAACGGGGAGAAACCTTAAGTTTAGTCGGGGAGTCGGGGTGTGGAAAAAGTACAACCGGACGACTAATTTTACAACTCACTCGTCCGTCCGATGGAAAAATTTACTTTGAAAATACCGATTTAACTTGTTTAACCGAGAAAGAATTACATCCCTTTCGCCGACGAATGCAAATGATTTTTCAAGATCCCTATTCTTCTTTAAACCCTCGAATGACCGTCGGTAAAATTATTAGTGAACCTTTAATCATTCATCAATTAGCAAATCCAAAAACAGCACAAAATCGAGTCAAAGAATTATTGGAATTAGTCGGATTAAATTTCGATGTGATGAATCGTTATCCTCATGAATTTTCCGGCGGACAACAACAACGCATTGGCATTGCCAGAGCCTTAGCCATGAATCCTGATTTTATTGTTTGTGATGAACCTATTGCTGCCTTGGATGTTTCTATTCAAGCACAAGTCATTAATTTAATGCAAAATTTACAGAAAACTCTAGGATTAACTTATCTGTTTATTGCCCATGATTTAAGTGTAGTTCGTCATATTTCTGACCGAATTGCGGTGATGTATTTAGGGAAAATAGTAGAAATTTCAGATCGGATTTCCTTGTATGAAAATCCCTTACACCCCTATACCCAAGCTTTATTATCCGCCGTTCCCATTCCAGATCCCGAATTAGAAGCCAAACGACAACGAATTTTATTAACCGGGGAAGTTCCTAGCCCGATGAACCCTCCAACAGGATGCCGATTTTGTAGTCGTTGTCCTTATGTTATTGAACAATGTCACATTGAAGAACCTCTCTTAAAAAATATAGGTTCAAACCATTACGTTGCTTGCCATTTGGTCAACTCTAATTAA